The genomic interval CCCGGGGGCACTCCCCCACGAATGCGGGTGAATGCCCCTCCGGGCTCCGGAGTCAAGCCTAAAGCGTGCGAACGCGGTGCGTTACTCGCCCTTGGCCTTCGCGATGATCTCCTCGGCGACGTTCCGCGGAACCTCGGCGTAGGAGTCGAACTGCATCGAGTAGCTTGCGCGACCCGACGTCTTGCTGCGGAGGTCTCCGACGTAGCCGAACATCTCCGAGAGGGGCACGAGGCCCTTCACGACGCGGGCACCGGCCCGCTCCTCCATGGCCTGGATCTGACCACGGCGGGAGTTGATGTCGCCGATGACCTCACCCATGTAGTCCTCGGGCGTGGTGACCTCGACGGCCATCATCGGCTCGAGCAGCACGGGGCTGGCCTTGCGGGCGGCCTCCTTGAAGGCCTGCGAGCCGGCGATCTTGAACGCGAGCTCGGAGGAGTCGACCTCGTGGTAGGCACCGTCGAGAAGCGTGACGCGAACGCCCGTCATCTCGTACCCGGCGAGGATGCCGAACTGCATGGCCTCCTGCGCACCGGCGTCCACCGAAGGGATGTACTCCTTCGGGATACGGCCACCGGTCACCTTGTTCACGAACTCGTACGAGGCGTCGCCGCTCTCGATCGGCTCGATCGCGATCTGCACCTTGGCGAACTGGCCAGTACCACCAGTCTGCTTCTTGTGCGTGTAGTCGACGCGCTCGACGGCCTTGCGGATCGTCTCACGGTAGGCGACCTGCGGCTTGCCGACGTTGGCCTCGACCTTGAACTCACGGCGCATACGGTCGACCAGCACCTCGAGGTGCAGCTCGCCCATACCACCGATGATGGTCTGGCCGGTCTCCTCGTCCGAGTGGACCTGGAAGGAGGGGTCCTCCTCCGCGAGACGCTGGATGGCGACACCCAGCTTCTCCTGGTCACCCTTGGACTTGGGCTCGATGGCGACCTGGATCACCGGCGCCGGGAAGTCCATGGACTCCAGGATGACCGGGTTCTTGTCGTCGCTCAGCGTCTCACCGGTGGTGGTCTGCTTGAGGCCCATGACGGCGACGATGTCGCCGGCGCCCACCGACTCGATCTCCTCACGCTTGTTCGCGTGCATGCGGTAGATCTTGCCGATGCGCTCCTTCTTGCCCTTGACGGAGTTCAGCACCGCGGAGCCGGACTCCAGGCGACCGGAGTAGATCCGGACGAAGGTGAGCTTGCCCAGGTGCGGGTCGCTCATGATCTTGAACGCCAGCGCGGACAGCGGCTCGTCGTCGGACGGCTTGCGCTTGACGACGACCTCGGGGTCCTTGACGTCGTGGCCCTCGATGGCCTCGACGTCGAGCGGGGTCGGCAGGTAGCGCACGACCGCGTCGAGCAGGGGCTGGACGCCCTTGTTCTTGAACGCGGTGCCACAGAACACCGGGGTGACGGTGACGCCTTCGGACTTGCCGGACGCGATGGTGATACGACGGATCGCGGCGTACAGCTGCTCCTCGGTGGGCTCCTGGCCCTCCAGGAACAGCTCCATGATCTCGTCGTCGTTCTCCGCGACGGCCTCGACCAGCTTGCCGCGGTACTCCTCGGCAGCCTCGGTGTGCGTGGCCGGGATGTCGACGACGTCGTACATCTCGCCCTTCGCCGCCTCGGCGGACCACACGAGCGCCTTCATGCGGACCAGGTCCACAACGCCCTTGAAGTCCATCTCGGCGCCGATCGGCAGCTGCATGACGAGCGGGACGGCGCCCAGACGGTCCGAGATCATGTCCACACAGCGGTGGAACTCGGCGCCGGTACGGTCCAGCTTGTTCACGAAGCAGATGCGCGGCACGCCGTAACGGTCGGCCTGACGCCACACCGTCTCGGACTGCGGCTCGACACCCGCGACACCGTCGAACACCGTGACGGCACCGTCGAGGACGCGGAGCGAACGCTCCACCTCGACCGTGAAGTCGACGTGCCCGGGGGTGTCGATGATGTTGATCGTGTAGTCGTCGTCCTCGAGCGGCCAGTGACAGGTGGTGGCAGCAGAGGTGATCGTGATGCCACGCTCCTGCTCCTGCTCCATCCAGTCCATGGTGGCGGCGCCGTCGTGGACCTCACCGATCTTGTAGCTGACGCCGGTGTAGAAGAGGATCCGCTCAGTGGTGGTCGTCTTGCCCGCGTCGATGTGGGCCATGATCCCGATGTTGCGGACCTTGGCCAGGTCAAGTGAAGTGGTAGCCATAAGGCTTCGGTCTTCTCTCGGTCTCGATGGGGTCTGCGACTACCAGCGGTAGTGCGCGAAGGCCTTGTTGGACTCGGCCATCTTGTGGGTGTCCTCGCGCTTCTTGACGGCCGCACCGAGGCCGTTCGAAGCGTCGAGAAGCTCGTTGAGCAGACGCTCGGTCATGGTCTTCTCGCGACGGGCGCGGGAGTAACCGACCAGCCAGCGCAGCGCCAGCGTGTTGGCGCGGCCGGGCTTGACCTCGACCGGCACCTGGTAGGTGGCGCCACCGACACGGCGGGACTTGACCTCAAGCGTGGGCTTGATGTTCTCCAGCGCGCGCTTCAGCGTGATGACCGGGTCGTTGCTGGTCTTCTCGCGCAGGCCCTCCATGGCGCCGTACACGATGCGCTCGGCGGTGGAGCGCTTGCCGTTCAGCAGCACCTTGTTGATCAGGGAGGTGACAAGAGGAGAACCGTAGACCGGGTCGATGATGACCGGGCGCTTCGGGGCGGGGCCCTTACGAGGCATTCTTACTTCTCCTTCTTGGCGCCGTAGCGGCTGCGGGCCTGCTTGCGGTTCTTGACACCCTGGGTGTCAAGCGAACCGCGGATGATCTTGTAGCGAACACCGGGCAGGTCCTTCACACGGCCGCCGCGCACGAGCACGATGGAGTGCTCCTGCAGGTTGTGTCCCTCACCCGGAATGTAAGCAGTGACCTCGATCCCGCTGGTCAGACGCACACGCGCGACCTTACGCAGGGCCGAGTTCGGCTTCTTCGGGGTGGTCGTGAACACGCGCGTGCAGACGCCACGGCGCTGGGGCGAACCCTCGAGCGCGGGCGTCTTGTTCTTCTCGACCTTGTCCTGCCGGCCCTTCCGGACCAGCTGCTGGATCGTAGGCACTACTTCTCCGGTTTCTGTGTGCCGAGTGTGAAGCTAACCTGGAACATCGCCGACCCACGCGGTCGGGTGT from Streptomyces sp. CC0208 carries:
- the fusA gene encoding elongation factor G; amino-acid sequence: MATTSLDLAKVRNIGIMAHIDAGKTTTTERILFYTGVSYKIGEVHDGAATMDWMEQEQERGITITSAATTCHWPLEDDDYTINIIDTPGHVDFTVEVERSLRVLDGAVTVFDGVAGVEPQSETVWRQADRYGVPRICFVNKLDRTGAEFHRCVDMISDRLGAVPLVMQLPIGAEMDFKGVVDLVRMKALVWSAEAAKGEMYDVVDIPATHTEAAEEYRGKLVEAVAENDDEIMELFLEGQEPTEEQLYAAIRRITIASGKSEGVTVTPVFCGTAFKNKGVQPLLDAVVRYLPTPLDVEAIEGHDVKDPEVVVKRKPSDDEPLSALAFKIMSDPHLGKLTFVRIYSGRLESGSAVLNSVKGKKERIGKIYRMHANKREEIESVGAGDIVAVMGLKQTTTGETLSDDKNPVILESMDFPAPVIQVAIEPKSKGDQEKLGVAIQRLAEEDPSFQVHSDEETGQTIIGGMGELHLEVLVDRMRREFKVEANVGKPQVAYRETIRKAVERVDYTHKKQTGGTGQFAKVQIAIEPIESGDASYEFVNKVTGGRIPKEYIPSVDAGAQEAMQFGILAGYEMTGVRVTLLDGAYHEVDSSELAFKIAGSQAFKEAARKASPVLLEPMMAVEVTTPEDYMGEVIGDINSRRGQIQAMEERAGARVVKGLVPLSEMFGYVGDLRSKTSGRASYSMQFDSYAEVPRNVAEEIIAKAKGE
- the rpsG gene encoding 30S ribosomal protein S7; translated protein: MPRKGPAPKRPVIIDPVYGSPLVTSLINKVLLNGKRSTAERIVYGAMEGLREKTSNDPVITLKRALENIKPTLEVKSRRVGGATYQVPVEVKPGRANTLALRWLVGYSRARREKTMTERLLNELLDASNGLGAAVKKREDTHKMAESNKAFAHYRW
- the rpsL gene encoding 30S ribosomal protein S12, whose translation is MPTIQQLVRKGRQDKVEKNKTPALEGSPQRRGVCTRVFTTTPKKPNSALRKVARVRLTSGIEVTAYIPGEGHNLQEHSIVLVRGGRVKDLPGVRYKIIRGSLDTQGVKNRKQARSRYGAKKEK